The following is a genomic window from Adhaeribacter radiodurans.
AAAGGAATAACCAACATATACGGCGAACCAATTCCAAACAAGGCATTAATAAGCAACTGCATTTGCTGACTGGCCCGCATACCGCCCATAGCGCCTTTAGAAGCGGTAACAATGCCAAATGGTTTATGCATTTGTTTAGGAAAATGATCGAGCAAATTTTTTAATGCCGGTGAATAACTGCCGTTGTATTCAGGGGTAACTAAAATAAAAGCATCGGCGGCGAACATTCTTTCCGCAATGGCTTTATGTGCTTCGGGAGCTTTTTCTACGGATACAATTACCCGCTGCAGCAACCCGAAGGCA
Proteins encoded in this region:
- a CDS encoding NADPH-dependent FMN reductase; translation: MKNYEFMNIEIISGSPRPDSVTFRVAQYLHNLFAAKTNYHIGLIDVREHAFGLLQRVIVSVEKAPEAHKAIAERMFAADAFILVTPEYNGSYSPALKNLLDHFPKQMHKPFGIVTASKGAMGGMRASQQMQLLINALFGIGSPYMLVIPFVDKKLDAEGNLLDGSFQSNIDTFVHEYLWLAERICKNNK